One region of Marivirga arenosa genomic DNA includes:
- a CDS encoding helix-turn-helix domain-containing protein → MTLGNHIATLRKNKKISQQELGKLAGTSGDLIGRYERDEVKPSIDVVIKIADALNVSLDFLVGKTDLELDTDALKRLELISKLPQEEKKQLLHVIDALLRDFNAKKAYAL, encoded by the coding sequence ATGACTTTAGGCAACCATATCGCCACTTTACGCAAGAATAAAAAAATATCACAGCAAGAGCTGGGCAAGCTTGCTGGCACCTCTGGCGATCTCATTGGGCGCTATGAAAGAGATGAGGTAAAACCCTCTATTGATGTGGTCATTAAGATAGCTGATGCATTAAATGTATCACTCGACTTCCTTGTAGGTAAAACTGATCTTGAGCTCGATACTGATGCACTAAAAAGGCTGGAACTGATTTCTAAACTCCCGCAGGAAGAAAAAAAACAACTACTACACGTTATCGATGCACTTCTAAGAGATTTTAACGCTAAAAAAGCTTATGCTTTATGA
- a CDS encoding RHS repeat domain-containing protein — translation MGCLKLSYRQAGESMGKTAVFLGESLKKKECALKNRYNYYPFGLTFNSYQRSYSKANNYKYNGKEEQEETGWIDYGARMYQPDLGRWNGVDNLSEKYSAYSPYNYVLNNPIGNIDPDGNEPIKPLAGTVQGFVSFMNNLSTGLGKTRGSDANAGMLRMGKTKMTFKGPKPANTAPFNTSGGNRYIYTKKGGWVDMAHFMFYAGRSYGYKQNGEEHPVGKALQDGLLQELGDMINAEHSAFSYEDLPSDKFGAQFGADFFDPESDLSFAEQLQNFLVDVLGATDPENAPNYDNLPDADDTSTPPTETNMSSDPKHTTEEEKKEDTKE, via the coding sequence ATGGGCTGTTTAAAATTATCATACCGACAGGCAGGGGAAAGCATGGGCAAAACCGCTGTTTTTTTAGGGGAGAGCCTAAAGAAAAAAGAGTGTGCGCTAAAAAATCGCTATAATTACTATCCTTTTGGTCTAACCTTTAACTCCTATCAGAGGAGCTACTCAAAGGCGAATAATTACAAGTACAACGGCAAGGAGGAGCAGGAAGAAACAGGGTGGATTGACTATGGGGCAAGAATGTATCAGCCTGATTTAGGGAGATGGAATGGAGTTGATAACCTAAGTGAGAAATATTCTGCATATAGTCCATATAATTATGTCCTGAATAACCCTATTGGAAATATTGACCCTGATGGAAATGAACCTATTAAACCTTTAGCTGGTACGGTTCAGGGGTTTGTTTCCTTCATGAATAATTTATCAACAGGTTTGGGAAAAACAAGAGGCAGTGATGCAAATGCTGGAATGCTAAGAATGGGTAAAACTAAGATGACCTTTAAAGGTCCTAAGCCAGCGAATACTGCTCCCTTTAATACTTCAGGTGGTAACCGATATATCTATACCAAAAAAGGTGGTTGGGTCGACATGGCGCACTTCATGTTTTATGCTGGTAGAAGTTATGGCTATAAGCAAAATGGAGAAGAACACCCTGTTGGTAAAGCATTACAAGATGGACTGTTGCAAGAGTTAGGTGATATGATTAATGCGGAGCATTCAGCTTTTAGTTATGAGGATTTACCTAGTGATAAATTTGGTGCACAATTTGGAGCAGATTTCTTTGACCCTGAAAGCGATCTGTCATTTGCTGAGCAGTTACAGAATTTCTTAGTTGATGTCTTGGGAGCGACTGATCCAGAAAATGCACCAAACTACGACAATTTGCCAGATGCGGATGACACATCTACACCACCAACCGAGACAAATATGTCTTCTGATCCGAAACACACAACAGAAGAAGAGAAGAAAGAGGATACAAAAGAATGA
- a CDS encoding type II toxin-antitoxin system RelE/ParE family toxin: MVKKRLGIIWDDEAKRSLRSIYNYIKKRESIEVAKKVRNEIVAQSKSLSDFPEKFEEEPNLKGEPGNYRYKVIWSYKIIYEITSKAILILDIFHTSRDPSNIQKKR, encoded by the coding sequence ATGGTAAAGAAAAGGTTAGGTATTATCTGGGATGATGAAGCAAAAAGATCATTAAGAAGTATTTACAACTATATTAAGAAAAGAGAATCCATTGAGGTAGCCAAGAAAGTCAGAAACGAAATAGTAGCACAATCCAAGTCTTTGAGCGACTTTCCTGAGAAATTTGAAGAAGAGCCTAATTTAAAGGGTGAACCTGGTAATTATCGTTATAAAGTAATATGGAGCTATAAAATAATTTACGAGATTACCAGTAAAGCAATCTTGATCCTTGATATTTTTCATACAAGCAGAGATCCCTCAAACATCCAGAAAAAGAGATAA
- a CDS encoding tyrosine-type recombinase/integrase yields the protein MNISSYQKMKDELINQVQLKEGFIKYLKVKQASKASIKSRLRIVSVYFDWLAIENLSVTEVSYTDLLSFMKWCNSREVSQRTIQSYIGTIKHFYNYLLEEELISKDPVTDIAVKGIKRKTLYPILSSEDLHSLYNQYPAESHQDKRNKVMLGMLIYQGLRTTELARLEVSHIKLREGNLDVLGGKKYNGRLLQLESYQVMDLYDYILHVRAELLQMKPKRKSQKPQVTNRLFIGEAGNCYSFSNFMTQLMLKVKQINSRVKNAEQIRSSVITKWLRGHNLREVQYLAGHRYISSTESYLRNDVESLKEEIQQFHPMG from the coding sequence ATGAATATATCCAGCTATCAGAAGATGAAAGATGAGTTAATAAACCAAGTACAGCTGAAAGAAGGTTTTATAAAGTATCTGAAAGTAAAACAAGCCAGTAAAGCAAGTATCAAGAGTAGATTAAGGATAGTATCGGTCTACTTTGACTGGCTAGCTATAGAGAATCTGTCAGTGACAGAAGTAAGCTATACAGACTTATTAAGTTTTATGAAATGGTGCAATAGCAGGGAAGTAAGCCAAAGAACAATACAAAGTTATATAGGCACTATTAAGCACTTCTATAATTATTTACTAGAGGAAGAGTTGATCAGTAAAGATCCAGTAACAGATATAGCTGTAAAAGGCATTAAAAGGAAAACGCTTTACCCCATATTAAGTAGTGAGGATCTCCACAGCCTGTATAATCAATATCCTGCTGAAAGCCATCAGGATAAGCGTAATAAAGTGATGCTAGGCATGCTGATTTACCAAGGCTTAAGAACAACAGAGTTAGCCAGATTAGAAGTGAGCCATATTAAATTAAGAGAAGGAAACCTCGATGTACTGGGAGGTAAAAAATATAACGGCAGATTGCTGCAGTTAGAAAGCTATCAGGTCATGGATTTATACGACTATATATTACATGTTCGAGCTGAGCTGTTGCAGATGAAACCTAAAAGAAAAAGCCAAAAGCCACAGGTAACCAATAGACTATTTATTGGAGAAGCAGGTAACTGCTATAGTTTTAGCAATTTTATGACGCAGTTAATGCTAAAGGTAAAACAGATAAATAGTAGAGTAAAAAATGCTGAGCAGATCAGATCGAGTGTGATTACTAAGTGGCTAAGAGGCCATAATCTAAGAGAAGTTCAATACCTAGCAGGCCATCGCTATATCAGCAGTACAGAAAGCTATTTAAGAAACGATGTAGAAAGCTTAAAAGAAGAAATCCAGCAGTTCCATCCGATGGGATGA
- a CDS encoding tyrosine-type recombinase/integrase — protein sequence MKKLNLSNASYRYLEESFKEWLAVQGYSITTVYNLPLHVRELLHYLEQQEIKNIRELKTKHIEGYYQKLKERANNRRGGGLSNGHLNKHIQALRKFTEYLRKVGRLEIPAIRLKDEEAVRKLDYLTVEEIRLLFKASYQLPDRKPNASDQLYEAIQSRDRAMLAIYYGCGLRRNEGVQLEVEDINFDSSILHVKGGKNYKERLVPISKRNLHHLISYVYDHRTALSRGSKIGKLFISYSSGKGMQGQSLLLRLKKLQYQTGDLDLIEKEIGLHTLRHSIATHLLTAGMKLESISRFLGHSSLESTQIYAHLQHKPSEQQTVYKNIPVYEYIQLSEDER from the coding sequence ATGAAAAAGTTAAACCTATCCAATGCCTCATATCGCTATCTGGAAGAAAGCTTCAAAGAATGGCTTGCCGTGCAGGGCTATAGTATTACTACTGTGTACAACCTTCCCTTACACGTTCGTGAACTGCTCCACTATCTTGAGCAGCAGGAAATCAAAAACATCAGAGAGCTAAAAACAAAGCACATTGAAGGCTATTACCAAAAGCTAAAGGAACGAGCTAACAACAGGCGGGGCGGTGGGCTAAGTAATGGCCACCTGAACAAGCATATACAGGCATTACGAAAGTTTACTGAATACTTGAGAAAGGTAGGCAGGCTGGAAATCCCTGCAATCAGGTTAAAAGATGAAGAAGCGGTCAGGAAGCTAGACTATCTGACAGTGGAAGAAATTAGGCTTCTTTTTAAGGCAAGCTATCAGTTACCTGATAGAAAGCCGAATGCCTCAGATCAACTATATGAAGCAATACAGTCAAGAGACAGAGCCATGCTAGCTATTTACTATGGTTGTGGTCTAAGAAGAAATGAAGGCGTACAGCTGGAAGTAGAAGATATCAATTTTGATAGCAGCATATTGCATGTGAAAGGAGGGAAGAACTATAAAGAAAGGTTAGTACCAATCAGTAAAAGGAATCTACACCATTTAATTAGTTATGTCTATGATCATAGAACAGCTTTAAGCAGAGGCAGCAAGATAGGTAAGCTTTTTATTAGTTACAGCTCAGGAAAAGGCATGCAAGGCCAAAGCCTTCTGCTTAGACTAAAGAAGTTGCAATACCAAACAGGAGACTTGGACTTAATAGAAAAGGAGATAGGATTACATACGCTCAGGCATAGCATAGCTACCCACCTATTAACAGCAGGTATGAAACTGGAAAGCATTAGCAGGTTTTTAGGTCATAGCAGCTTAGAAAGTACGCAAATCTATGCGCACCTTCAGCATAAGCCCAGTGAGCAACAAACAGTCTATAAAAATATACCCGTCTATGAATATATCCAGCTATCAGAAGATGAAAGATGA